DNA from Sphaerodactylus townsendi isolate TG3544 linkage group LG08, MPM_Stown_v2.3, whole genome shotgun sequence:
GGACCTAAGACCACAGGTACTTTTTGGTCTGTGATCCTAGAAGGTAGTACCAACAACAGTtactgagcagaggcgtagctccaaggggtcgGGTCTGGGATGccctgggcgcacgcccctgtgggtgTTCCGGGGGTCTTGGCGGGGCGGGATGGCGGTGGAGGATGCTACACCTCTGTTACTGAGCAATGTACCATTTTATATTCAAGATTGGTGAGCAAGTTTCATATGCTAATAAGCAATGATCCTTCCATTCCCCACTGAGATTGGCTTCTGCACACCACCCATAGCAGAACAACATAATCAAGAAGAGGCCCTTTTTGAGAGAGATTTGAACAAACTGGTGGCAGCGTGACTGCAATAGGGAAGCAAATGGCTACCACCCGAATAGAGAAACTTTCAGAAAATCCATCCAAGCACAAAGCTAACCTAACAACAAAGCAATGGCTCAGAGCTTTAGTGGGAGAGCAAACTCGAATTTGATCTCCGTAATCACctttcagccctgacctggacagcctcaggctagcctgatcacatcagatctcagaagcgaaacAGTGCTGCCTCTgactagtgtttggatgggataCTAGGGTCATGATGTGtaacaaggcaatggcaaaccacctctgaacatctctttacttgaaaaccttacaggatcgctgtaagtcagttgtgacttgatagcaccaAGTAAACACACAAGAACAGCAtgtgcaacaaaaagcaaagtcCTCAAAATATGAGATTTGAGAATTTGTGGCTTCGTACTTGTGCTTAACATTAGATCGTTTCACTGTAGAATAATACTTATTACCTATTACACTCCAGAGCAAactgccagcgtggtatagtggttaagagcggtggactctcatctggagaaccaggttcggttccccactcatccacatgaaggctgttgagtgatcttgggtcagtcacagttctctcagaactctctcagccaacgCAGACTGAGGTActagcaaaccagctctgaacctcttgtcttgaaaaccagtTTGGGGTTGCTGTTAAGTaaactgtgacttaacagcacctTCCACCACCAGCCTCCAGTTTCAGTTAATAAATACTGTCCTCTAGTGGCAAACAGCTGAACGTTCGGTATCTGCTTCTTCGCCTCTGGATATTGATTTCTAGAAAATCTGGGGTTCTACACCGTATGAGAAACCTAAGCCAGAGTTAAATACACTTGGAAAGTGGCACATTTGAACATTTCGCCCAGCCACTAAGCAATGAAGACAGCACcgttaccctgtttctccaaaaataagacatcccctgagaataagacgtaatagaggttttgctgaacatctaaatataaagcatcccctgaaagtaacacgtagcaaagtttttgtttggaagcatcaaacagaacaccagagcatgcagctgtagagcggaaaaataagacatcccctgaaaataagatatagtgcatctttgggagcaaaagttaatataagacactgtcttattttcagaggaacaCGATAGTACTCAGTTCTCAACAAAAGTGGCAGCTTGCTGTGCTCTCATATAAACAAAGGCATTTACTACTTGGGCTATacagttctgctgggcttgcagcagcagcagcaattgcCATGATTATATGAGAACATGGCCTTTCTCCAACTGAGGTCAGTGGTACATAGAAGCTGACTTTGGACTTTATACAGGCTCTCTCCTTAGACGGTAGAGTGCATTCCTTCACTTGTTTTGAATGTGAGATTGCGAACCTTATTAAAGATCTCCATACTCAGAAGGCTCTGATGGCATCCCAGCAGGATTTATAAACCTCTTTTGGCTAACCTTTTTAAAGTGAATTCTTCTAGCATGATCCCCCTTGAACAGCATCCCAGTATAACTGTTCCTATCTGTAACGTGAGAGATAAGGCTAACCCTAAAAACTTTCAACCTATTCGTTAATAGTTGGAAAGATCTATGCAGCATTTTTGTTGAATAGACTTCAGTCTTGGATGGCCAATTCCCAGATCACTGGCCGACAACAGGTGGGATACAAAAGTAAGGGATATAGCACACTTAGTTGCTGTCGCGTGTTTTCCCACTTGATTAGTAAGCACGCCATCTCAAGGAAGGGTTTTTTGATTGCCACTTTTCTAGCTCTTTCCTATGCATTTGACTCCCTATCTAGAGCACGACTTTGGCCTAAACTGAAGCAGATCACAACTGATAGGATTTTGTTGTGATTAATTAAAAACTTTTACACCGATTCTTCAGCCCAAGCGCAATATCAGCGGCGTGAACCACTTCTTTTCCCATTACACAGGGTGCCTTTTTAGCACCGTCCCTACTTAATTTATACCTGTCTGATAGgccagctttaattttttttactgattCTTTTTACCATTCTGGAAATTACTGAGTATTTGCCTCTTATTTTATGCAGATGACTGCAGTGTTCTTTGTGAGAAAGACTGATAGCTATAGTTAACCTCATACGATTCTTCCTtgttttggaaggaaggaagaacaatGTGAGTGTATGTTTCATGATTGCACAAGCAGGTGTTCCAAAATGGGCTGCCTCCTTGATCTTGAAAGCTTATTCCTCCATCTCTTTACAGTATTCCAGTTaggaccacccccccccctcatgggtAACTGTCCAGTGACATTCCAGGATAAAGACCCCCTAATTTCATCATCTGCTGAGACTCCACAGGTCATTTTCAAAAGCTCTTTAAAATCATCACAGAAAAGACTGGCGATGTTAAGATATCTTAATTTCAGTAATATTCACATCATAACTTCCACTGTTCAGCACAGTGATGTCAAACGTATGGcaggagtgccagaggtggcactcggagccctctctgtgggcacgcgcgcacagagttcatcatggggcgggaatcacccccccacacatgcacatctagtctggcctgggccgctgggcacaacgcccaCTTGGCAAGCAGGGGAGGGGCTGAAGCGGGCCTGACATTGCCTGTGCTCGGATGGCTGATGCCACCaccagaggggtgggggggggggacaaaggaggcaagagatgctagagaggcgcttATGAGGCTGGTGCTAGGCGTGGGACTAGCCCTGGAGGCCCTAGAGCGAGGCCTGAAAGCACCCTGCTCTCAAGCCTTGAGGTAAAATTtcaagggggcagaggcagaggggtgtggtggaggtgctggagcaggtgcacgcaggactaaaatctcagtattcagattaaattgccatgttggcactttgtgataaataagtgggttttgggttgcaatttgggcactcagtctcaaaaaggtttgccatcactggttcaGCAGACTTCTTTCAATATTCAAGCATTCTTTGCAGATCAATAGGAAGTATATATTCTGATTAAAGTTATTCATTTTGAAAACTTCCAACATTTTGGAAGAAAATAGTTTAACGAGGTGTTCGGCAGCATAGTAAAAAGagatgtatattttattttttgtaaaaaagatTTTTTACACATGCAGACTAAAACCAGTGTAAGAAAGTATCCaccattattttaaacaaataactaTATTTAAATAGAAGTGTCTGCAATATGTTTTGTATAAAAATAAGGTACGCTTGTACAGAAACAATTCTCCAGTTTTCATACAGATACACAACTCTAACACATACAATTTAACCTGATCAATGTTTTAATTCAGTCAGATACTGCTAAGGTGTTTGATGTGCAAAAATTCAACACAgttcttcaaaaagaaaaaaaaaccaatgtcCTACATATTGAAGTTGTTGGGCATCAAATCATATCCTAATTGACTTCAAGTTTTAAACAGTCCCATACGCTGTATAGTAATGCAAGCCCAACTAAGGCAGTTTGCTTCACAGTCAACGCCTGTGCCGGCTGTGTCCCGAACGGCCGCCACTGTGGTGTTTGCCTTTATGCGATCGCTCAAACGAGCGAGACCGTTCATGCCTGTCCCTGTGGTGTCCCCGTTCATGCCTGTGTTTCTTGGCCACATCCGAATGGTCCCTGGATTTACTTTGGGAACGTGAACGAGACTTTTTCCGCTTGTGGCTGTGTCGGTTTGCGCCCTTCAGCTCCTCTCTGCTATGCTTGGGTTTCAGATGAGGAGATCCATGATTATGATGCCTCCGAGGACTAATACTGTGACTCCGCGATCGGCTTCTGGATCGGGAACTGTAGGTTCCGGACAGGCTCCGCCTATTGTTGTAACTTAAGACACGACAATACCGATTACAATCTTTAAACGTGCCACGGCCATCAAAAAATTCAATGAATTAACGTTATCTATTCCCTATAATTGTTAAATCAGATCCCTAATACTGAGGCAAACTCCTGGTAAATCAGGCCAATCCATTCAAATTCCATTGCCTGCCTAAAGGAAAACCACTCTTTTCTATTTGATTCTCTTAGGAACACCCACTTTTGAAAACAGAACAGTTACAATTGCCTTGAGTCTTGTAAAGGAGAAACATGATTAATAAGGCTGCCTATTGCTTCTGGTGAATTAACTTTATTTTGACTGTTAGAGCATGTTTCATGTTTGCACAAGCAGGAAATGATAAGCGGTCCAGTGGTAGCTAGGCTGCACTGCACCAAATTCACAAGAGTCTTTCATCTCTAGAAAGTCTTCTATTTATAGCAGCTGTAATACTACTTTCAAACTATACTCTAGTGCTGTAAGCTTTCAGGGGATTACATACGGCCATCTTGGGATAGTTCGTGGTAATAAAATACTTGGCAGCCTCAGTAATTTTAACAGCAAGATCACATTTTGCTTGCTTTTCAGATTACAACTCATGAAATCACCTTAAGGCATTCATCAAGGTGTTTTACGTTTATGCCACTTAGCTTATTTGGggaaaaatgcaagaaaatagGAGTATAATGGGATATTTTCCAATTACAAATTAACAATTTGACTCACTGTCTCCTTGGAGAATGGGATCTAGATCGTGACTTTGTTCTGGATTTTGATCGACTAGCACTTCTGCTGCTTCTActtctcttgctttcttttctcatacttgaaaggaacaaaaggaacagaaaaaaggaacagATCAGTTATCTGAATATGCAAGAGCAGATAAAAGGcctacattgaactgcataaGCAAGCGTCTAGCTATCTTTAGTAAAATATTTCTACTTACCCATTGTAAGGGCTCTTGGAAACCACTTGTCTATCTTCTGGTTCCTTTTTTATAGTTTTTGCATTGATATTAACTGGagatttttcttctgcttttattTCTCTTGGAGAacctaaaaatcaaaataatttattGCAAATATGCTCAAGTGACAAAACCTTTACTTCTGTGCATCTGCTGACATAATTTACCAAACATCATCAGTGATGACCAGACTCTGAGTACCAAATGGCTAAAGCAAATTCAATCTAAGATAGCACCCtacatatttgtattttaatagcTGATTTCCACTTCATACAGCTCCATAATGTATCTGGTATGAAGAAGGTGCCACATTCAATGCACAGCACCTACAGTTAAGGATCAGATTataaatgatgtgaaagatctttgcCTGAGGACCTGGGCAATCCCTGCAAGATTGAGTCTGATCAAATTCTTATATGAGTAGAGTCAGAGGTCGCACCATTATAACAATTTGCAGTATTACCTAAAGAGACAAGAATGTACAATTGTTGTCTATATGCTTTGGCTTTTCGGCTGGCCACCTCTCTAACCCTGCTTTGCCACTGACCTGTGTTATAAGTATTGCCTTTATGATGATGTTTCCCTTTGGACTTAGGCTCAGGTATCACACCCTCTTTCCCAGCAGCcaataggggaggggagggggcctggcatctggaaatgacccacccatcctagtggagggagagggagggtggcatgcaaggaagggggagtgagggagggaaggaggcccggcatctggacatggcccacccacgctaccagagggaaggggagtgccatgcaagggaagggagggttggcgtgcaagggagaggaggggaaaggtcctggcatctggacatggcccacccacgctagcggagggagggttggcatgcaagggaggggagggagggtttttgtCCAAGGGTCTGATTTAGTATGACAGCTTCAATTGTATTTTTATACATGGATTGAAATAGACCTTATGGAAACAGAACTGTTCTCCTATTAAATTGTCTTGAGATGAAAATGTAGCATGCTCGTACAAGGGATGAAGAAACAGGAAATTTCTGGTCAAAAGTTATAAAGTTAGGCACGCTGGCTAAAATTAATTGATTTAGGACAACTCCTCTAAGTAAGTGTTAAAGCAATACACAATGGCATAAACTACCCCTTTAAAAAACTCATGTATCGCATTCAATGCACTAGGCGAACAGAaacgtgtgttttttttaaattacaagcaGAAAACTTACAGGGCTTAGAAGCAGGTGAAAACCCTCCGAGCGTGGAAAGAGCTGGTGTTCCATCAGGGTTTAGTCCTTTTGCTTTTAGTTTTGCTTCCTGTAGTGCCATTTTCCTCTTTTCTACTTCCTTATCAAGCAATTCGTAGTTAGGCTACAAGGAAATAGAAAGTATTTGACAATTAGAATGTGTGACACTAGAGAACCATTTCACACTCTCTTCTGTCCAGTTGCACACTTTATTCAGCTAGGCAACTTACCTTCTTTCTAGTATACAGCTTAAGAGTTGTTAAGCATATTTCCTGAATATCTTCCTCAGTAGTGCCAAAAAGCAAGAACCAATGGGGACGGTTAGGCAAAGGAATCTAGAAGACAAAATATTGTAAGTTTAATAAATCTGAACACAAACTTCTCTAAGGGTTTTTAGGGTTAGATCCAAACTAAGCTGGCAGGTTCTGCcaatttctccttcctgccactCAGGCTCCCCTTATACTCACAggagcattttgtggagatcagcagGCTGCATTTGAAAGGGGAAGTCAACAAACTATTTTGCCCATGAATATTAagtctggattcaacccaatAAGTCTATAGCTATTGTATAAATACTTACCTGAAGAGCTCTGGCAGCAAGGTAAATACAAGCACATGCTATCGTCTCTGGCTGAAATCGGACAAACACATTGGTTCGAAGGGTGTCATTCATGTAATTCCTGTAAAATATGAGTCTGAATTTTTCTCCAGTTCTAAAGCCTtctatgaaaacaaacaaaccaagttGGAGACTCAATctactttattattttttcttcatttcagtAATTTAGACTTTAATGAGCCAAATTATATTCTTTAAACAAAAATGCTTCAAATGCCCCCGGGCCTCTGCAAATGATCACACACATCTCTTTAAAACCCTAACAGCCCAAGATGAATTTTACTTTAAATCTCTATTACAATGGGGAACAAGTAAATCTAATGCCTTTCAAAGGCACAGCTATTTCCTACATAACTGTAAATATTTTATGAAGTGTCCATCAGCCAAGATTTTATTTAACTATAAGGTAATTTGTTCAGGAGAAAGGAGTAGTTTTTACCAACAATGAACCcccataataatttaaaacatttaaaagttaaTGAGCCCTTGCCACAATTAGATTCACATATATCTTCTATGGCACATTTGTAAATGTCTAAATGTATCCCTCATGCTACATTATAAGCAAAATCTACATGGTGCAAAGGAGATACAATTCAGCACTTTCCAGCTAACTGAGTTTAAAGGAATGATTCAAGGACATATTTAACTGTCTTACTGAAGACAACAGGACACATAACTTCTTAGCTTTGGAAATGTTATGCTCCAGACATTCTACCAAGAATTTACTAATTGCAGGGTTACACCTTGTAGATGCCAGCACTACtttgaaaatgaatgacaatATACCAACCTGAAATACAGATAACAGCAACACATGGTAGAGCCAGGAGCTAACAAACATTCTTTACCATCCAATATAGGCTTACTGAAAACTGCAATTACTTTAGAATTTAGTAATAAAGTTTTAATTACAAAAGGATGTGGAGAGGAGACCTTCAAACATGCCAATTGACCTACAGTAGATATTTGCTATGTAGAAAACTATGCTcaatatacagaaaataaatagaTATGTGCGAGCCTTTTGCATGCACCAAAATTCTTTAAAATCCATAATTTAGATAAAACTGGAAATATATGTGAATTAAGAATTCAGGCTGGCTGGAACCAGTCTATCCAGTTTAAATCAAGAGGTCATGCCAGAGAGCTACAATAACCAGGAAAACAAATATACATTTCATGATATGTATGTTGAACAGAGGTACTTCTAGAAGCAAATATACAAATCCTTTCGACACCCAGACAGAACTAGAAGATGCTGCCAGATGGACATGGACCACTTCAGTAAATCTCAGATGAGAGCTTGCACTGGATTGGCTGGAGAGAGAGGCAGCCAATCAGGCCATCCTCGGGTCATGAGCTGTGGTGCAGAGAGCAGAGTTCTATGACTTACCATCAGGGGCTACCCTTTAATTAAAGAgtagaaaaaagaacaaagttaAATTGAGTTCTCCAAGAAAATTTATTATCAGAGCCATGAAAATAGTAAACAGAAAACAAGCAACAACAATACAGTTTGCCAGGCAATGTTTTAACTTACACTTCATtgttttgacttttaaaacatcaagcttgttttgtttttttctgttactATTTTCCtggctaaaacaaacaaaagagaatAACTTACCAGGCTGTCTGGACAAGAGTTTGGTTGCGTTCACATTCTAAGACTTGCAAATACATAACAATGATCTGAGgggaagaaattaaaaaagaaaaagtccaTCAGTATTAATTTCAAAGTACTTAAACGCTAAAGTAAGGTATTCTCTCCTCATCCATCTGGAGCAGAAGCCAACACACGATCAAGAAATTCTTCTCTTCCAACACACTCTCCAGACAGTCCAAAATCAAATTCTCACACAAATGGGTAACTTATAATCATGAATGCTACATGGTTCACACTCCAACATTCACATAATTGGGCTCATTTTACCTCAGTTCTCACCAAGACacacacagttcaatgtagcagaaAAACGAACTCACCTTATGAGGATGCTTGACATGAACACAAAATCCCAATTCCTTCAGTACCCTCCTTTCTGCTTTGATTACTTGATTTTTGGTGTTTATGTAGTTCTGATCAAGTATCAATGGGCTTGGAGTCCTACAGTTTGTAAGAAATAGAGTCAAAACTGTTTTGCACACTGAAGACTATGCCTTCTCAGTTTTCCCTTCCAACCAACTAATGGCAACAGAAATCGGATTTTAAACTCCTGAAAACAAGTGTAAGCTTTAATCTTGTGCTGTCCAAGTTAAACTAATTCACTAGCTTCAACTATGCTTCCCTGTTAAGAGTGAAAACACTTTTCTCCTCATCCATTCAGAACACAGCATTCAGAAAGATGCTTCATTTCGCTTTAAAGAGGAAGGTTGACCTACAAAGCTGAATCCCAAGCAACCTTCACTGGTCTCTTATGGGAAGATTCCATTCCCTGCAAAGGAACACAGCAGTGCATCTATCTTCAACGACCAATGCATATTTTACATCTGTAAAATAAATGTGTTATGCACAAAATATTGAACAGAATCATGCACAGAGCCACCTACTTTGAAATACTTTCCCCTCTGAGCATATACACAGATTGCAAATTTAAACATAAatcccctcctttaaaaaaagagccaAGAAAAACAAATACATCAAATACTATAACTTTGTTCTTCCATATCCATTAAAGTTCAGGTAGATATACCTATCTTCTCCCATCCATATACCACAAACTGCGTAGAAGACCAGAAAACTCTGTAATAATTCATCTGTTTTGCCAATCAAAACAGCAGCAttcttaaaaattaaatttaactGATGGGAAGCTATAATGCAAAAGAACGGTTTAGTGTGGGAAAAGAACATGTTTTTGAAGCTGCCAGTAATTAACATAACTACCTTCTTGGAACATACTAATTACCTGCAGAAACCATCTTGGTTTCCTCAGCAGAAATTTATTCTTCACCTGCTCTGCTTATCCCACTTGAAGTTCAGAACCCTACTTGGAAGTATTAAAATTCAGGGACTGTCAAAAGGGACTCAATTTACCATACTTTCTATACCAGACTGCCTAAaggacatatttatttatgttatagtCTACCTTTTGCACAGAAACTCAAAGTGAGTTACACAGCATAGATCAGATACAATTGATGCatattcagaagaagagtttggatttatatcccacctttctctcctgaaaggagactcaaggtggcttacaaactccttccccttcctctccccacaacagacaccttgtgatgtaggtgggactgagagagttctgaagaactgtgactagcccaaggtcacccagcaggaatgaaggtgcgcggaaacacatctggttcaccagataagcctctgccactcaggtggaggagtggggaaccaaacccggttctccagatcagaatccacctgctcttaaccactacaccatgctggctctcagaaaatGCTTCAGCTCTTGTTCCACAGGAAACTTATCTGTTTACAGAGCAGTCCTTGAAAAAGCTTGTTTAACTGGACTGGGAGAATAATAATTGAGAACACTCCACATTTACAGTGCCACACCATTCTAGGGCCACTTGAGGCAACGGGCTTAGAAGGGCACAGCCTCTTAGGGCGGCTCAACTACTTTAAGGTATGGTGACATCTCTCAGACACCAAGTTTTGACAAAACAACTTCAATAGGAGGTCCAGTTCAGACAATTACACACTAATGAATTAAAGACAACTTAACCCACATAAATATCACCTGTCCTTTTGAGATTACAGGAGAACATAGAGGCTAATCTAAAAAGAACACTCTAATACTAAGCATTAAATAGAAATAATTATGCTCAGAGGAATTATAAATATTCTATGAGCATCTAGACCACGAAAACCAATAAAAATTGGCCTTGTGATCAAGCTACAGTAATGCAATTTCTGCTGACCAGAGACAAATTAGGTTAATAAATTCTTGCTCATATATAAAATTTATAACACTTGTGTCTTAAATGATAACCAACTAGTTAAGTGTGCATTTTTCATAGCAAGGAAAGGTCCACATGGTACTGGATGTCTAATATGTAACATTTTATTCTTGCAGTGACACACTTAGCCTCTCTTTCACAAAGTGAAACAGTTCAGATTACCAATCACCTGAAGAGGCATTCATTCTTTTCTTGGCAGTCTGTTTATGTGTGTCATATTACTATGTTCCATACCTATATAACTGTACTCAGATTTacttcaaattttattttttagttcTTCAAATGGATTTAAGGCCTCCAACTTAAGGAGGGAAAACATCACACAAGAGACTTGTTCATTCAACCTTGCTTACTTAATTTAGATTAATTAGTTtgggcaaaggcaaaccacatcAATGTATCTTGCACTGAAAACCTCACAGGGTCATCCTAAGTGACTTGACGACAAATGTTTTTAATACTCATGTTGTGTTTATTAAGAGGATTTTGTCACAAAAGTATATGGCAGATGGCACCACTAACATGACTGATGAAAGCTCCTAGAAAGGTGAACATCAGAAGAAACATCGACCTGGACTTATTTAGAATCTTTCCAGATTGCTTAAATGGTCATTTTCCCATCAAAACCAGGCCATATTATTGTTCATACCTTCTGGACTGCTTGGTATACTCAAATCTGGTGGTATTTCTGTGTCTAACCAAAGGCTACTAGATATTATTAAATGCAAGAGACATTTGTATACTAATCCTAACAGAAATCACAATCACCATCTATATTTATAACAGAACCTACAAAGAGCTCTGCTTGCATATTATAAGTATGCCACAGAACAATCACTAAAAGTTAGTTATGACTGAGCTTttgcaatatatttattttaaggtACCAATAACAAGATACAGTCTAATGATCCCTATTCTGAGGCAACAAAGAATTGCCCTAAATCTCTTTTTTCAATTGGTGCAAAATTGGATTAACAGAGGAAAATGCATGTAAGCTAGAATCAACCAATAACTAAAATGAAGATAGACCAACCGGTACGCTAAATCATATGAATTTCAACTCAGAAGTCAGACTTTCAGATTTTGATATGATGCACTGACTTGTGAGTAAATCCTTCGCTCGGTAGGCCTTCGTACCAAATAAACCATGCACAGAATTGAGCTGTAAGCCTGTTCAGTACAAGAAATTTACATTTACTATTACAAACTACTACGAACAATACTATATATGGTGAGAGAATGTAATCATCAGTCTCCTCCTCCCACTCAAGTGGCATCTGCCTGGATTAACACTGTCCATGTTCTTAGCAAACTGTAGTCATAGCTACAGAAATCTCTCCAATGTTCTAACTGTTCTGTTCCAActttattttgctgtcaagtcaaatctggtggggtttccaaggcaagaggtgttcataggtggtttgccattgcctaactCTGCCTAGTAATTCTGTTATTTACTGGACATCTCTCATTCACATACTTGTCAGTGTTGAACTGAATAGTTTCTGAGATGTGTCAGATGACTGGTGTGTTTCCCACAGTCTGTGATGTCAAACTGTACAGCTGGTCAGCATGAATGCATTTTCTGGCACAGGATATGCATGGACCAGGTTTTAGGTAGTTACTTAAGGCATGAAATACGCTAACGTAGATCTCTCACTTTCGCAGTCCAGTTATGGGCTCGAAACAGATGGATCCATCTCTAGTAAAGTCACTCACGGGacgtttgtttttaaagttgtaaGATTTCAATTCTGTGCTTAGTAGTGGGATGACATACAGCATAGAAGCATGAAAAAAATAGATTGAAACTCTCACTGAAACTCATTTTCTTTCTAGTACTGTGGTTTTAAAAATTATGGGACAGGTGATAAATTTCACACGTAATTATGAAACTTGTGAAAAAGTCAGTGGACACTGCCAACACTTTTCTAGATTCAACCATTATTTTCTAAACATTACATacctgtacattttaaaaaagaatttactATTTCAGTGAATTGGAAGTGATTATTTCAGAGTAAACTTATTGGAACTCTAGCAGTAAAAGCCTTCATCCTTGCCTGCGTAGCGGGGGGCGTTCCAGAGGTGTGATTGGGgggcagagctgacattagtcagcttccaccctggcatTGCCTACTAGGACACCAGTTCCCTGggttggacttatgccacccttttgtgcCAGA
Protein-coding regions in this window:
- the CCNL1 gene encoding cyclin-L1, with the translated sequence MASAGIHPSPAASAGSALGSAPQPPPAAGILIGDRLYSEVSLTIDHSLIPEERLSPTPSMQDGLDLQAETDLRILGCELIQSAGIILRLPQVAMATGQVLFHRFFYSKSFVKHSFEIVAMACINLASKIEEAPRRIRDVINVFHHLRQLRIKRTPSPLILDQNYINTKNQVIKAERRVLKELGFCVHVKHPHKIIVMYLQVLECERNQTLVQTAWNYMNDTLRTNVFVRFQPETIACACIYLAARALQIPLPNRPHWFLLFGTTEEDIQEICLTTLKLYTRKKPNYELLDKEVEKRKMALQEAKLKAKGLNPDGTPALSTLGGFSPASKPCSPREIKAEEKSPVNINAKTIKKEPEDRQVVSKSPYNGMRKESKRSRSSRSASRSKSRTKSRSRSHSPRRHYNNRRSLSGTYSSRSRSRSRSHSISPRRHHNHGSPHLKPKHSREELKGANRHSHKRKKSRSRSQSKSRDHSDVAKKHRHERGHHRDRHERSRSFERSHKGKHHSGGRSGHSRHRR